Below is a genomic region from Biomphalaria glabrata chromosome 3, xgBioGlab47.1, whole genome shotgun sequence.
GCCAAGGACtttcagttcggaagccaagcactttatcgctcagtcaccgcgcctccaatTTGTTAGAGAATCTTATGTTTATTGTCAACAAGCTAATAATAAAGTCTTTCATGTGTTAACAGTTTTACTTGAATGTCAAATGCATTTTATAttggcttgaaaaaaaaatgtcttcaactGAAGTTCAGCTCACACcttcaaaaatatatttctatgtaaaaaaaaaacaaaaaaacaactctaaaaGCATTTCTCCAAGCACTCTGTTTTCTTTCGTAATTGCTAAGGAAAGCTCCGCCTCTGGTGACATCACTTGACTAGACAAAGATTTGTGTTTATATTTTGGTCTGGCCACACGATATGGGATTCGGGTACAACATCACGCGAGTCGACGAGAACATAGATTATAAACCTTTTTTGCGACGGGCCTAAGTGGAAGTAACCCGATCGTCTGATCCGCCGCTGACTGTACAGTCGAGAGAAGTGATAAGATTCTATCAGGCGTAGGGTAGATTAGATGTTATTTACATTCTTTCTGTCAATAGGTATTTTGAAGTAACCGAGCTTTGACCTTTCCGTTCAATCagtatttataaatagatacattCGCAGACACTCTTTACGGCTGACATCATCTATCTTTTTGCGTTTCAGAAATCGGAAAAACCCGGTCACGGTCACGGTCAAGGGATGTGATGTCAGAGATGGTGAAAAAGAATAAGACAGCAGAGTACATAGCATTAGTATGAGGTCATAGAAGCTTTTGCTCACTGATACTTATATTACAGGCCGACTGGTTATCTGGGCACTTGGGCCTATGCCCTTTTGGTCGGTATCCGATCGGCGGTGAGGCTACCGCCAATAGAATTATGACATGTATGTATGAATGGTCATTAGACAGCTTGTGAAGAACAATGTTtgtgtaataagaaataaagaacaCTGAAgattaacctaaaacaaggctttattaaactagaacgacacatgaactgacgaaagaaacttggactgtagcacactaaatcaatgttgtgaacacattctcacgacgttacacaaacataaacaaatagcaactatttcaccacattcaccccgcctagaattaaaatagcaagtatagtaatatagtaggccaatagcataaataaaagagaatgccagtgcctgtaatacaatagatcaataaatagtgtcgaaatattaatttctcttgtaaacaatagtgaatggtgatgcaaagaaacctaaaacccagtatctgttgtatgacttataaacaattactagtttctgttttaaatattaacaaatagtgtagtaagtagacatgtacgtaagtaagtgaacaagtaaactctagtatcagtagcaagagataaacaatgccagtttatgtagaacataTGTAGTGCAATAAAGgaacaactctagactctatagttcggtctggttcttctctctctcaagttgtaacggggttgactatcctgttctacaatttgggagtcactagtgagttcctgagcgtcaagtggggtatttttaagaggaagcgctcggaggtcctcagagcctaccaggggttctttcctttcttgtatcaccgtaggggtgttgactggtacttccgtgttttgagtttctggaggatattcattatcctcaccctgagggaagaacgaaggttcacttgttgttgtggatggggagggggtgggagccaagcgtcttagagagaccgtctcctctttaccgctgggcaaccgTACGACAGCATATTGGGGGTTGCACATCAGCAATTCGACTTCCTCCGTGAGAGGATCATACTTTGAAAatcggttctctcttctcagcaacactctacctgggctagatagccaagtggggatagatatcccgaaggaggatttccggttgaaccggaaaactctctcatgtggagtttcgtttgttgccgtagatagtaatgatctaatcgagtatagggcctggttcaagacaagctcccatctcgagatcgggagatcgaggtctttcagtgctaaagtaacagcgttccatagagttttgtttagtcgttcgatttgtccgttgcctgaaggattaaaggcggttgttctacttgtagctattcccctctcgtgcagaaaggattgcacctccctcgacataaaggacgtacctctgtcagaatggacgtactctggcatcccaacaaaggaaaacagctgatttaaacactttatgacagtggatgaggacatatcgggacatgggtaggcaaatgggaagcgtgagtactcatccaccattgttaataagtatttattgtgagtagcagatgggagtggccccttaaaatcaatgcttactctctgaaatggttgggtagctttgatgagggtgcctgaaaactgtttgaagaatctaggcttcagttcagcgcaagttttacattggtttaccactttgcggacgtcctcgcaggaaaaaggtaagttcttagtccgaacgaaatggaggagtctcgtgacccctgggtgacagaggttgttgtgtaacagtttgaggtcttctccagtcattgctgacgcaaagtggttccttgaaaaggtatccgccgcagcgttttgtttcccgggtcgatatacgacgtcatattggaaacaactaagctccagtcgccatctttgaatcttttcgtttttgatcttgcccttgttctgctggtcaaacataaaagacactgagcgttgatctgtaaccaatgtgaagggtctactgataaggtaatgttgccattttctcagggcttctacgatagcgtatgcttccttttccactgctgagtgtctgcgttcactattagtgagtgttcttgaaaagaaggcgacaggacggccgtcttgattaagagtggcggcaatcgcgatgtcagaggcatctgtttcgactgttagtggtcgattgtagtctatcgtcgacacagcagcgttttcaagttcgtgttttagctgtttaaaagcttgttgtacttgttcagggggaggaaaggctttgttgttcaccaataaatggatcttgttggagaaatttgggatccattgagaataataggacagtagtccaatcacccgcttttgtgatttcatgtcttgtggtggaggtaggtttctcaatgcttgaaatctttcggggtctggtcttaattgcccttgtgagatttcgtagcctaggaggcatactttattagtcgcaatagcacttttatcattgttgaaggtgataccgtactttttagcggcattgagaaatctctgtagattctggtcgtggctaatggagtcaagtccgcagatggtaacgttatccacgtaagcgaacgtgtcctgtagccctgcctcctcaattattgtgttgatcgtcctttgaaatgcggcgactccgtttgtcactccaaaaggaatgcggcaaaactgataaagctttccgccagcctcgaacgccgtgtactgcttttcatcatccctgataggtatctggtggtaagcgcttttgaggtcaaaggtactgtacattgagtatttagatatttcctgcaccagttcatccacttttggcacgggatacgcgtcgaggtaagtgaatcgattgatggtttggctatagtcgataaccattctctttttgtgcctttcattcgttgttacaattatctgggctcgccacggggacgtggaaggctcaataattttgtcagatagaagtctcttgatttcagtttgaatgaatttggagtcaggcatagaatattttctagatttagtggctatgggatggcagttaggagccagattagcgaagaggcgaggggcttcaactcgtgcagctttcagcgtacagacctggagagtgcttcgttttccttcaaatgggatcatcagtttttcgtgctggctgatgaaatctagccctaagattacatccgatactagtccatctagtagtgagagcttaacactttcatattgttcatctttgtactttattttagcgaaaatatggccgtgagtagtgcgagaaagatgtgtagaggccatgtagattctgtttctggacgtttctaatttccatttgtaccttttagcaattgaagaagatatatagctttcactgctccccgtatctacgagagccttcaatggtactccattgacgagtattgaaatagtagatttagtaagaccggacgctggtgtcgatgcccaggaagatccaacggttgtagtccgagacgtgtcatcatctgctttcactatggctgaggttgtagatttgagtgtctgtctggtcgatttacagactttctggaaatggcccctcttaccgcacaagttgcatgtagcgtcacgggccggacatctaaagcgttgatgtgggctgtttccacaaaagaaacatcttttactagtcgccgcactcacctcgtgttctacttttgtcattggagaaaggctctcctcgtcggcgctggctccacagggagtttcagagtggatgttatacgccatggcatggttatgggcatattcgagttgtcttgcctcttcataggcgcactgtagagttagagtagatttctctaagagtcgcagccttatgctgtttgaagccagtccagtaatgaaggcgtctcttacgaagatatctctgtgttcttcagcggtgacagctttgaagtcacagtctttggccatacttttaagcttaagtaggaaggagtcaacggtttgtccgttctcttgtcgacaaagagttatcatgtgccgtgcaaaaatttcgcttttaggcttcacgtagacattttgtagaactttgattgattcttcgaacgtggtacactcacttatgtactgaaatacgctcgaagaaacgtagttttctagtaatttctttttgtcaatctcgcaatgagagactgaggagatgaaattctcaaatgttctcagccagtgcagccacttctcgGCAGCCGATGGCGAGCAAGGCTCTATGTCCAGCTCTTTTGGCCTAAATAGACGTTCCATTTGTAttactacttttacttacagactgagaatagtgttgaacgaaaatccaaaaaagatacgtgaggcacatagatccatggaattgaaaatttctagtttaataaattgtaataagaaataaagaacaCTGAAgattaacctaaaacaaggctttattaaactagaacgacacatgaactgacgaaagagacttggactgtagcacactaaatcaatgttgtgaacacattctcacgacgttacacaaacataaacaaatagcaactatttcaccacagtTTGATTAAATTATTAACAGAGAGGTGATAGTgtataaagcagtgtttctcaaactgtgattCCCCCACCCACACTATTCACTAGTCCTTACAAAGAATGCATTAAGGCCTGGAAGGGAGGGGGAATGTCAAGCCGGCCAATTTATTTCTCGAGTGACCAAAAACAAATGCTGCATTTTCATTGTATTTATAGATCACTCTTTAAGTTTATCATAATCACCATTGTttaataatcaaaatatttgaaatatttgaagCAAGAGATGTCTCATCCTCTAAGCAAGACTAAATAATCCTTAAAATTTATAGCCTACTTGTTTTGTGAGAGGCGTCAAAATTATCCACATTTTAGAAGAAGACTCTCCCATTATCCACATATTAGAAGAAGACTCTCCCATTATCCACATATTAGAAGAAGACTCTTCCATTATCAACATTTTAGAAGAAGACTCTCCCATTATCAACATTTTAGAAGAAGACTCTCCCATTATCAACATTTTAGAAGAAGACTCTCCCATTATACACATTTTAGAAGAAGACTCTCCCATTATCAACATTTTAGAAGAAGGCTCTCCCATTATCAACATTTTAGAAGAAGACTCTCCCATTATCAACATTTTAGAAGAAGACTCTCCCATTATCAACATTTTAGAAGAAGGCTCTTCCATTATCAACATTTTAGAAGAAGACTCTCCCATTATCCACATTTTAGAAGAAGACTCTTCCATTATCAACATTTTAGAAGAAGACTCTCCCATTATCCACATTTTAGAAGAAGACTCTCCCATTATCCACATTTTAGAAGAAGACTCTCCCATGATCCCCATTTTAGAAGAAGACTCTCCCATTATCCACATTTTAGAAGAAGACTCTTCCATCATCCACATTTTAGAAGAAGACTCTTCCATTATCCACATTTTAGAAGAAGTCTCTCCGCTGACGCCATTTTTTCTCGAATTTCTCGTGTCAGAAAGATCGAATTTCTTCCGTCTGTCGTACATCATAATTTTGCTttacgaaaagaaaatctgcgtCAAGACGATCTATTTTTCTGATAGACTAAACACTTTCCAAATTGACTTGGAAATTTATTTCAGAGAAAACCGAAGATGAAGCGAACTGGCTTTGAGCTTTCATCATAACGTCGATTTGGATTCCACACATTTTCATCTAAGtgcaaagaaaacaaagaaaattgaATGATCTTAACggcttttttttatacaaagcttatatcaagtcgctctgtctgtctgtctgtctggtaaaaagtttgtacacgctatcTCTTCCAAAcgcaatctcagatcaagctgaaattttgcacaagtatttcttttatctgacaacacaagaatctattagaaaaacatcaacaatcagttaattaactgttggtaattagctattttgtttggtatctcgaacaaggaaagaaatagtacttaacTGAAGTTGTGGTATAGGCAGAATGAGTTCCTTTTATCGGTTGCCgatctaaattgaaacaaacaatatataacaatACAATCATCAATAGTCATAAGCAGCTCAcgagcagagtggttagaatgtcagATTGCAGAGGCGTGAGACACTACTTCGAATTCAGGTCCACCCAAATACCCTTTTCTCcccaccccccctttttttccattTTCACAACTGGCCCAGAtgagtgataggatcaaagcggATTGAGacagctaaaagcatgaaatagcactaaacaaaaacaattggtaaaactatTATTAATCGCAGagagatgtattgttgttggtctagatctattacgaatttaatgacatgactgattcaaactcaTTGATACAGCTTCACTTCGTACAAGCTTTGTTTATTGCGAagtattttgtaatgttttccTTGTCAGATATTGCATTCTAAAACTCTCTTATAGACCATTTctaaaatagtaaaataataagtaaagttcccctttctgaccCTGTGGTCTATAGAACAGTAAATATGAAAGTCATCCGTTATTTGTGGTAtacgtttaacgagggtgtcgtgtggccagcacaacgaccaaccacctttacttttccccaactaatgccaggtacccattagagctgggtaccCATTGgcacccgaagatcccgaaattaaaaatcccagtcctcactaggattcgaaccgcGGACCCcgagttcggaagccaagcgctttaccgctcagccaccgcgcctctgaCCCATGTCTAAAGGAGGTgcgaatttatttatttttaatgtaacgCCACTGGTAAAAGTTGAAGAAACGCTGATATTAAGATTGATGAGCAGAGGAATATATGAACagcttatttaagggaaagaacgccacacttacaactatgtATGTCGATCATGTTGAagttattaacttttttttcgatatcaaaaaatagttaatttccaataattaattcgttaatttttgtaatgattcatgttttgcaaggtactatatataattgtttaaagtttcaacatagacatatatatatatagactggacgataaagaacaaattattatcggaaatatttgggaaaa
It encodes:
- the LOC129925117 gene encoding uncharacterized protein LOC129925117, with protein sequence MERLFRPKELDIEPCSPSAAEKWLHWLRTFENFISSVSHCEIDKKKLLENYVSSSVFQYISECTTFEESIKVLQNVYVKPKSEIFARHMITLCRQENGQTVDSFLLKLKSMAKDCDFKAVTAEEHRDIFVRDAFITGLASNSIRLRLLEKSTLTLQCAYEEARQLEYAHNHAMAYNIHSETPCGASADEESLSPMTKVEHEVSAATSKRCFFCGNSPHQRFRCPARDATCNLCGKRGHFQKVCKSTRQTLKSTTSAIVKADDDTSRTTTVGSSWASTPASGLTKSTISILVNGVPLKALVDTGSSESYISSSIAKRYKWKLETSRNRIYMASTHLSRTTHGHIFAKIKYKDEQYESVKLSLLDGLVSDVILGLDFISQHEKLMIPFEGKRSTLQVCTLKAARVEAPRLFANLAPNCHPIATKSRKYSMPDSKFIQTEIKRLLSDKIIEPSTSPWRAQIIVTTNERHKKRMVIDYSQTINRFTYLDAYPVPKVDELVQEISKYSMYSTFDLKSAYHQIPIRDDEKQYTAFEAGGKLYQFCRIPFGVTNGVAAFQRTINTIIEEAGLQDTFAYVDNVTICGLDSISHDQNLQRFLNAAKKYGITFNNDKSAIATNKVCLLGYEISQGQLRPDPERFQALRNLPPPQDMKSQKRVIGLLSYYSQWIPNFSNKIHLLVNNKAFPPPEQVQQAFKQLKHELENAAVSTIDYNRPLTVETDASDIAIAATLNQDGRPVAFFSRTLTNSERRHSAVEKEAYAIVEALRKWQHYLISRPFTLVTDQRSVSFMFDQQNKGKIKNEKIQRWRLELSCFQYDVVYRPGKQNAAADTFSRNHFASAMTGEDLKLLHNNLCHPGVTRLLHFVRTKNLPFSCEDVRKVVNQCKTCAELKPRFFKQFSGTLIKATQPFQRVSIDFKGPLPSATHNKYLLTMVDEYSRFPFAYPCPDMSSSTVIKCLNQLFSFVGMPEYVHSDRGTSFMSREVQSFLHERGIATSRTTAFNPSGNGCLNSVEFVDCVDFAGCVDLVDCVDFAGCVDLVDCVDFAGCVDLVDCVDFAGCVDLVDCVDFAGYVDLVDCVDFAGYVDLVDCVDFADCVVGFKI
- the LOC106051989 gene encoding uncharacterized protein LOC106051989; this translates as MLHFHCVKIIHILEEDSPIIHILEEDSPIIHILEEDSSIINILEEDSPIINILEEDSPIINILEEDSPIIHILEEDSPIINILEEGSPIINILEEDSPIINILEEDSPIINILEEGSSIINILEEDSPIIHILEEDSSIINILEEDSPIIHILEEDSPIIHILEEDSPMIPILEEDSPIIHILEEDSSIIHILEEDSSIIHILEEVSPLTPFFLEFLVSERSNFFRLSYIIILLYEKKICVKTIYFSDRLNTFQIDLEIYFRENRR